The following are encoded in a window of Shewanella psychrotolerans genomic DNA:
- a CDS encoding universal stress protein: MDKVFIISQKEQQQADAIATGVSLAKALDKSAEVFAYSYESFSGKEHYNPRLAAVAKLHIMKQRSSEIEAQLHSLKADDVPVNTVWTKDLFEHACNHSVRHGFDLMVKAVHHADHYLPMDWHLIRHVKIPLMLLSNNPLNRAKSVLMAVDLGSDNKIKKQLNQSVIAHARKLAEATNSQLHLAYIIRVPKILRDMDLVNTRTLIKDAYQRYQSQLAEIGLPQDHVHILAGEPDLCLYELSCRLKAGYVVLGARQRSGMLGYVIGNTVEAMLSRIRSNVLVIPADDQLLMPLA, from the coding sequence ATGGATAAGGTATTTATTATTTCGCAGAAAGAACAACAGCAAGCCGATGCGATAGCGACAGGAGTGAGCCTCGCTAAAGCGCTTGATAAAAGTGCTGAGGTATTTGCTTATAGTTATGAATCGTTTAGTGGTAAAGAACACTACAACCCCCGTCTTGCTGCGGTTGCCAAGCTGCATATTATGAAGCAACGTAGTAGCGAAATTGAGGCGCAGTTGCACTCCCTTAAGGCTGACGATGTTCCTGTCAATACAGTATGGACTAAAGATCTTTTTGAGCATGCCTGTAATCACTCCGTGCGTCATGGATTCGACTTAATGGTCAAAGCCGTGCATCATGCCGACCACTATTTACCTATGGATTGGCATCTGATTCGCCATGTCAAAATTCCATTAATGTTACTGTCTAATAATCCCCTTAATCGTGCTAAAAGCGTACTGATGGCGGTCGATCTAGGCAGTGACAACAAGATAAAAAAACAACTTAATCAATCAGTCATAGCCCATGCGCGCAAATTAGCCGAGGCAACGAATAGTCAACTGCATTTAGCCTATATTATTAGAGTTCCCAAAATCCTTCGAGATATGGACTTGGTCAATACTCGCACCTTGATTAAAGATGCCTATCAGCGTTATCAATCTCAATTGGCTGAAATTGGCCTACCTCAAGATCATGTTCATATCTTAGCGGGTGAACCGGATCTTTGTCTGTATGAACTCTCATGCCGCTTAAAAGCTGGCTACGTCGTGCTCGGCGCGCGCCAGCGCAGCGGTATGCTTGGTTATGTCATAGGTAATACTGTCGAAGCGATGTTGAGTCGAATTCGCAGTAATGTTTTGGTTATTCCAGCTGATGACCAGTTACTGATGCCGCTGGCTTAA
- a CDS encoding cation:proton antiporter, which yields MAIDNFVLSLCLILLFARLFGDLFQRIQLPSVVGEMLAGLLLGPTLLNWVTPHETLGVMAELGVILLLFSIGCETSIKHLYQAGSSAVGVAFIGILLPAIVVTVTAMLWLNQSGFTAIYLGCALTATSIGISIRVLAQAKQAQTREGHIILGAAVIDDIAGVILLSLLFNFASKDELSLLATGLLIIKIVSFLLLSPPLARGLLYIFRALRPTEHHTGYEAIVTMVLICLFAWLAHAFGAPALLGGFAVGLALSRQFVSPLNRYLKNPFPFTHRMEVASKPLVDVFTPIFFVYVGVSLDLSQIDASWSGFFILVTLAILAIAAKVAAGAFVEGCSRTKLIIGSAMVPRGEVGLVFAEMGLQMEIISSKLFTELVLVIAITTIAGPLLLKWALHSPHKAN from the coding sequence ATGGCCATAGATAACTTTGTGCTGTCACTGTGTCTAATCTTACTTTTTGCTCGCTTGTTCGGCGATCTGTTTCAGCGCATACAACTCCCCAGCGTCGTCGGGGAGATGCTCGCGGGATTACTACTGGGCCCCACATTACTCAATTGGGTCACTCCCCATGAAACCCTTGGAGTCATGGCTGAACTCGGCGTGATTTTATTGCTGTTTTCCATCGGCTGTGAAACCTCGATAAAACATCTATATCAGGCGGGAAGTAGTGCTGTTGGCGTGGCATTTATTGGCATATTACTGCCTGCCATCGTTGTCACCGTGACTGCGATGCTTTGGTTAAACCAAAGCGGCTTTACCGCTATCTACCTAGGCTGCGCGCTCACCGCAACAAGCATAGGGATCTCGATAAGAGTGCTAGCGCAAGCTAAACAGGCGCAAACCCGTGAAGGGCATATTATTTTAGGCGCGGCGGTGATCGATGATATCGCAGGGGTTATCCTACTTAGCCTACTATTTAACTTCGCATCTAAAGACGAACTGAGCCTGTTAGCGACAGGGTTACTGATCATTAAAATCGTCAGCTTCTTACTGCTGTCCCCTCCTTTAGCACGTGGACTACTCTATATCTTTAGGGCATTAAGGCCGACCGAACACCATACAGGCTACGAAGCGATTGTGACTATGGTGCTAATCTGTCTATTTGCTTGGCTGGCGCACGCTTTTGGGGCACCAGCACTACTCGGTGGTTTCGCCGTAGGACTCGCCCTAAGCCGGCAATTTGTGTCGCCCCTAAACCGATACCTCAAAAACCCCTTCCCGTTTACCCATCGAATGGAAGTCGCTTCAAAACCACTCGTCGATGTGTTCACGCCGATCTTTTTTGTTTATGTCGGTGTGAGCTTAGATCTCAGTCAGATCGATGCGAGCTGGAGCGGCTTCTTCATATTGGTTACCCTAGCGATATTGGCTATTGCCGCTAAAGTCGCAGCGGGGGCGTTTGTCGAAGGATGTTCGCGCACTAAGTTGATCATCGGCAGCGCTATGGTGCCACGGGGAGAAGTCGGATTAGTCTTTGCCGAGATGGGACTGCAGATGGAGATCATCTCATCGAAACTGTTTACTGAATTAGTACTCGTTATCGCCATCACCACGATAGCGGGCCCACTGTTATTAAAGTGGGCACTGCATTCGCCGCACAAGGCCAATTAA